One segment of Gemmatimonadaceae bacterium DNA contains the following:
- the rplT gene encoding 50S ribosomal protein L20 has protein sequence MPRVKSNVARLKRKKQVMKAARGGFGARSKLWKAAKENVERGWRYAYRDRKNKKRDFRRLWITRINAAAHQHEMSYSVFINGLKKAGIEIDRKVLADLAVREPEAFAAIADKVRTAIKAA, from the coding sequence ATGCCCAGAGTCAAATCGAACGTCGCGCGACTGAAGCGCAAAAAGCAGGTAATGAAAGCCGCGCGCGGAGGATTCGGCGCGCGCAGCAAGCTGTGGAAGGCCGCGAAGGAGAACGTCGAGCGCGGCTGGCGGTACGCGTACCGCGATCGGAAGAACAAGAAGCGCGATTTCCGCCGCCTCTGGATCACCCGCATCAACGCCGCCGCCCACCAGCACGAGATGAGCTACAGCGTGTTCATCAACGGGCTGAAGAAGGCCGGGATCGAGATCGACCGGAAAGTGCTCGCGGATCTCGCGGTGCGCGAGCCGGAAGCGTTCGCCGCCATCGCCGACAAGGTGCGCACCGCCATCAAGGCGGCGTGA
- the infC gene encoding translation initiation factor IF-3, whose protein sequence is MTIQDTTKRVRVNKQIRISPIRVIAADGAQLGIMEVDAALAQAEEQGLDLVEVAPTARPPVARIMDYGKFKFEQAKMARQAKKKQHVIQLKEVKFRPGISEHDFATKTRHARKFLGEGNKVKVTLMFRGRQIAHPELGRQVLDRVAQSLADVAKVESEPKFEAKLMIMILAPK, encoded by the coding sequence ATGACAATACAGGACACGACAAAACGAGTTCGCGTCAACAAACAGATCCGCATCAGCCCCATTCGTGTGATCGCCGCCGACGGCGCGCAGCTGGGAATCATGGAGGTCGATGCCGCGTTGGCCCAGGCGGAAGAGCAGGGGCTGGATCTGGTCGAAGTCGCTCCGACGGCCCGCCCGCCCGTCGCCCGGATCATGGACTACGGCAAGTTCAAGTTCGAGCAGGCGAAGATGGCGCGGCAGGCCAAGAAGAAGCAGCACGTGATTCAGCTGAAAGAGGTGAAGTTCCGCCCCGGCATCAGCGAGCACGATTTCGCGACGAAGACGCGGCACGCGCGGAAGTTTCTGGGTGAAGGCAACAAGGTGAAGGTGACGTTGATGTTCCGCGGCCGGCAGATCGCGCATCCCGAGCTGGGGCGGCAGGTGCTGGATCGCGTAGCTCAGAGCCTGGCGGACGTCGCGAAGGTGGAGAGCGAGCCGAAGTTCGAAGCGAAGTTGATGATCATGATTCTGGCGCCGAAATAA
- the rpmI gene encoding 50S ribosomal protein L35 gives MPKMKSHRGARKRFSLTGTGKVKRNKAFKSHILTKKTSKRKRRLRQSTTVGTLGEAKNLKRLLQS, from the coding sequence ATGCCCAAGATGAAGTCGCACAGAGGAGCGCGGAAACGCTTCAGCCTGACCGGAACCGGCAAGGTGAAGCGGAACAAGGCGTTCAAGAGCCACATCCTCACGAAGAAGACGTCCAAGCGGAAACGCCGCCTGCGCCAGTCCACCACGGTGGGCACGCTCGGTGAAGCGAAGAACCTCAAGCGGCTGCTGCAGTCGTAG
- the pheS gene encoding phenylalanine--tRNA ligase subunit alpha: MDLVKAAEQLEREGLERIAAATTRDELEAARTALLGRKSGRLTALLGELPKLSPEEKRAAGAALNKTKLLLEGRLGERDTELVTAARRRSALVDVTMPSRQRWRGAKHPVTLIIEEVEQIFRELGFTVALGPEAETEWYNFTALNFPPDHPAMDMHDTLYVGDDMLLRTHTSPVQIRTLQTYGAPVRIIVPGNVYRRDFFDASHAPMFAQIEGLAVDEGVSFVDLKATLTHFAQQLLGETRTRFRPSFFPFTEPSAEMDVQCAACQGSGCATCKGSGWLEILGAGMVHPEVLSASGVDPEQYTGWAFGMGPGRMAMARYGIPDIRALYDSDVRFLRQFAR, encoded by the coding sequence TTGGACCTCGTCAAAGCAGCAGAGCAGCTCGAACGTGAAGGACTGGAGCGAATCGCCGCGGCCACTACGCGCGATGAGCTCGAGGCCGCGCGCACCGCATTGCTCGGACGCAAGAGCGGTCGCCTGACCGCGCTCCTAGGCGAGCTGCCGAAGCTCTCCCCCGAGGAGAAGCGCGCCGCCGGCGCGGCGCTGAACAAGACCAAGCTTCTCCTGGAAGGCCGGCTGGGAGAGCGGGACACGGAGCTGGTCACGGCGGCGCGCCGCCGCTCGGCGCTGGTCGACGTGACGATGCCCTCCAGACAGCGCTGGCGCGGCGCCAAGCACCCGGTCACGCTCATCATCGAGGAGGTCGAGCAGATATTCCGCGAGCTGGGCTTCACCGTCGCGCTCGGCCCCGAGGCCGAGACCGAGTGGTACAACTTCACCGCGCTCAACTTCCCGCCCGACCATCCCGCGATGGACATGCACGACACCCTGTACGTGGGTGACGACATGCTCCTGCGCACGCATACGTCGCCCGTGCAGATCCGCACGCTCCAGACATACGGCGCCCCGGTCAGGATCATCGTTCCGGGAAACGTCTATCGGCGCGACTTCTTCGACGCGTCGCACGCGCCGATGTTCGCCCAGATAGAAGGCCTCGCGGTCGACGAAGGCGTGAGCTTCGTGGATCTCAAGGCGACGCTCACGCACTTCGCGCAGCAGCTGCTCGGAGAGACCAGGACCCGCTTCCGCCCCAGCTTCTTCCCGTTCACGGAGCCGTCCGCGGAGATGGACGTCCAGTGCGCCGCCTGCCAGGGCTCCGGCTGCGCTACGTGCAAGGGCAGCGGCTGGCTGGAGATCCTCGGCGCCGGCATGGTGCATCCCGAAGTGCTGTCCGCTTCGGGCGTGGACCCGGAGCAGTACACGGGGTGGGCGTTCGGCATGGGCCCGGGGCGGATGGCGATGGCGCGATACGGCATCCCTGACATCCGCGCGCTGTACGACTCCGACGTGCGCTTCCTCCGGCAATTCGCGCGATGA